The Deferribacterota bacterium nucleotide sequence AACAATCTACACAAATATGGTATCTTATATGCCGCGATACCACCAGTAACAGCTAATAGTATATTATAATTCACCTTCTTCATTCTCATTAACCTCTACAAAATCAATTAACCCTTCAACAAGCTCATATAACGCCTTTGTAATACTTTTACTAAACATATCTACCTGACAAGGTACAACATCCTCTCCACCATTATGG carries:
- a CDS encoding DNA-directed RNA polymerase subunit omega: MPLIDVEKAINNEKFGSKFKLTHIASLRAREIHNGGEDVVPCQVDMFSKSITKALYELVEGLIDFVEVNENEEGEL